One Lytechinus variegatus isolate NC3 chromosome 11, Lvar_3.0, whole genome shotgun sequence DNA segment encodes these proteins:
- the LOC121423682 gene encoding sodium- and chloride-dependent glycine transporter 1-like isoform X1, which produces MWTHLKQEDEIELAVQEQELDEEQERDEEQEGGQEGEVTLPLNGVLSNGNVPSDDTSHLANVSKTSKSSKKEDENQERGNWSNHLDFILSCVSYAVGLGNVWRFPYLCYSNGGGAFLIPYIVMLLFAGLPLFFLELCFGQYSSSGPISAWRAAPLMKGVGYGMVAVSAWVAIYYNVIITYTIFYMFKSMTSSLPWIGCHHEWNTPFCSELVEECMENGGIMTENNTCINVSNMTMDERRNYNVSFDGNVTLSFEDPLQEFRRRPSEEYYRHGVLHDSGEMGSFGYVIWQLALCLLLAWTLEFIFLAKGVKSSGKVVYFTAIFPYIVLVILLVRGMTLPGHMDGILFFIKPRWELLKNPKVWKDAAVQIFFSLSASWGGLITLSSYNRFKNNCMRDALIVPILNCATSIFAGFVIFSIMGYMAHELKKPVSEVVDEQFGLAFIAYPEAVARLPISPLWAFLFFFMLITLGLGSQLCIVETVVTSIADEFNLRKKKIFVLGGYCILAFFLGLICVTQAGNYWVILMDKYAADFALLIFGMSECIGLGWVYGVKNFTNDIRSMLGDRIVDNIFFNWWKLNWCFLTPAVLSFVMLFSWISWEPPMATETYPFPGWAHALGWLLILSVIMWIPIYWIYAFIKAKGDTFRERLRAMATPTDSWGPMVMSNRQHAWDVHTRNGTSMGGQLHLDDVKSSPGPSAVYVPTATTESV; this is translated from the exons ATGTGGACACACTTGAAACAAGAGGATGAGATAGAGCTAGCTGTGCAGGAGCAAGAGCTAGATGAGGAACAGGAGCGAGATGAAGAACAAGAAGGAGGGCAAGAG GGTGAAGTTACACTGCCTCTGAACGGAGTGCTTTCCAATGGGAACGTCCCTTCAGATGAT ACCTCCCATCTTGCGAATGTTTCAAAGACGTCCAAGAGTTCCAAGAAGGAAGATGAGAACCAGGAGCGTGGTAACTGGTCCAACCATCTGGACTTCATCCTCTCCTGCGTGTCCTACGCTGTCGGTCTCGGAAACGTCTGGAGATTCCCCTACCTCTGCTACTCCAATGGCGGAG GTGCTTTCCTGATTCCATACATTGTGATGCTTCTGTTTGCTGGATTGCCTCTTTTCTTCCTGGAGCTGTGTTTTGGTCAGTACAGCAGCAGTGGACCCATCAGCGCATGGAGAGCTGCCCCACTGATGAAAG GTGTTGGCTATGGCATGGTGGCCGTGTCAGCCTGGGTGGCCATCTACTACAACGTGATCATCACCTACACCATCTTCTACATGTTCAAGTCCATGACGTCCTCGCTGCCATGGATCGGGTGCCATCACGAGTGGAACACGCCCTTCTGCAGCGAGCTTGTGGAGGAATGCATGGAGAACGGCGGCATCATGACCGAGAACAACACCTGTATCAACGTCTCCAATATGACCATGGATGAGAGGAGAAACTACAACGTGTCCTTCGATGGCAATGTCACCTTGTCCTTCGAGGACCCTCTCCAGGAGTTCAGGAGACGCCCAAGCGAGGAGTATTACAG GCATGGCGTTTTACACGACTCTGGTGAAATGGGATCATTTGGTTACGTCATCTGGCAGTTGGCCCTCTGTCTTCTCCTCGCCTGGACTCTTGAGTTTATTTTCCTCGCTAAAGGCGTCAAATCCTCTGGAAAG GTTGTTTACTTCACTGCCATCTTCCCCTACATCGTCCTTGTTATTCTCCTGGTTCGAGGAATGACTCTACCCGGTCACATGGATGGAATTCTCTTTTTTATCAAGCCCCGATGGGAGCTGCTCAAAAACCCCAAG GTGTGGAAGGATGCTGCTGTACAGATCTTTTTCTCACTAAGCGCATCATGGGGAGGTCTTATCACGCTTTCATCCTACAACCGCTTTAAAAATAACTGCATGAG GGATGCCCTCATTGTACCTATACTAAACTGCGCCACCAGCATATTCGCCGGTTTCGTAATCTTCTCGATCATGGGCTACATGGCTCACGAACTTAAAAAACCAGTGTCAGAGGTGGTCGACGAACAGTTCGGTCTCGCTTTCATTGCTTATCCAGAAGCCGTTGCTAGGTTACCAATTTCGCCGCTATGggctttcctctttttctttatgCTTATCACCCTTGGGTTAGGATCACAg CTCTGTATAGTTGAAACAGTAGTCACTTCAATTGCTGATGAATTTAATCTgaggaaaaagaaaatctttgtTTTGGGAGGATACTGCATTCTTGCATTTTTCCTTGGTTTAATATGCGTAACACAG GCTGGTAATTACTGGGTTATTCTTATGGACAAGTATGCCGCCGACTTTGCGCTGTTAATCTTCGGAATGTCCGAGTGCATCGGTCTTGGCTGGGTGTACGGTGTCAAGAACTTCACCAATGACATCAGGTCCATGCTGGGCGACAGGATCGTTGACAACATCTTCTTCAATTGGTGGAAGCTCAACTGGTGTTTCCTTACACCTGCTGTGCTATCA TTTGTGATGTTGTTCAGCTGGATCTCCTGGGAACCCCCTATGGCTACTGAGACCTACCCTTTCCCTGGATGGGCACACGCACTCGGCTGGCTTTTAATTCTCTCCGTCATCATGTGGATCCCTATATACTGGATTTATGCTTTCATCAAGGCCAAGGGTGATACCTTCAGGGAGCGACTAAGAGCCATGGCTACCCCAACAGACTCCTGGGGTCCTATGGTGATGTCCAACCGTCAACACGCCTGGGATGTCCACACGAGAAACGGAACCAGCATGGGAGGTCAACTACATCTTGACGATGTCAAGTCATCACCAGGCCCATCTGCCGTCTACGTCCCCACCGCCACAACGGAATCCGTTTAG
- the LOC121423824 gene encoding alkylsulfatase-like: MITKLFQRAQSHLSRVMSGKPYQLKPSRLGVEVFGIDLAQQQPQEVIDQIKQDVAQHRLMIFRNQSVISGDRHVEISLWFGELESTFYKHPKSPHPDVFRVSNVESEGCRGVGRTGWHIDGSFQPAPFNYSLYYMHVVPKEGDTVFAPLNEIIIGLPEDQLARWERLYMMSDRRGGSVHPLVYSHPRTGKRTLCFHLGMTDAFIWDYGTPGQRPTNPMETQEILNEIHHEFVKDDGAVQYSHKWQVGDFIISDNLAVGHEATPQTQDSVERVGLRVLHRTTVKGTQPPTKCYQLDTST; this comes from the exons ATGATAACGAAACTTTTTCAGAGAGCCCAGTCCCACCTGTCCAGAGTGATGTCTGGAAAGCCATACCAACTCAAACCATCTCGTCTTGGGGTGGAGGTGTTCGGTATCGATCTTGCTCAACAGCAACCACAGGAAGTGATTGACCAGATAAAACAGGATGTTGCCCAACACAG gCTGATGATCTTCAGGAATCAGAGTGTAATCTCTGGGGACCGCCATGTAGAGATCAGCCTCTGGTTCGGAGAGTTAGAGTCCACTTTCTACAAGCATCCCAAGTCGCCCCACCCTGATGTCTTTAGGGTGTCTAACGTAGAGAGTGAGGGGTGCAGGGGGGTGGGGCGGACTGGATGGCACATCGATGGAAGCTTTCAGCCGGCACCATTCAACTACTCGCTCTACTACATGCATGTCGTGCCTAAGGAAGGGGATACAG TGTTTGCCCCTTTGAATGAGATCATCATCGGTCTTCCTGAGGATCAGCTGGCTCGATGGGAGAGGCTATATATGATGAGTGACAGACGAGGAGGCTCAGTACATCCCCTCGTCTACTCCCATCCCCGGACAGGAAAAAGG ACACTGTGCTTCCATCTTGGTATGACCGATGCTTTCATATGGGACTATGGTACACCTGGACAAAGGCCGACCAATCCTATGGAGACCCAGGAGATTCTTAATGAGATTCATCATGAGTTTGTCAAAGACGATGGTGCTGTTCAGTACTCACACAAG TGGCAAGTCGGGGATTTCATAATCTCAGACAACTTAGCCGTCGGTCACGAGGCGACGCCCCAGACCCAGGACTCGGTGGAGCGGGTGGGGCTGAGAGTACTCCATAGGACCACTGTCAAGGGGACGCAACCTCCCACCAAATGCTATCAGCTGGACACATCCACTTAG
- the LOC121423682 gene encoding sodium- and chloride-dependent glycine transporter 1-like isoform X2 codes for MTSFQSSKAMEAGEVTLPLNGVLSNGNVPSDDTSHLANVSKTSKSSKKEDENQERGNWSNHLDFILSCVSYAVGLGNVWRFPYLCYSNGGGAFLIPYIVMLLFAGLPLFFLELCFGQYSSSGPISAWRAAPLMKGVGYGMVAVSAWVAIYYNVIITYTIFYMFKSMTSSLPWIGCHHEWNTPFCSELVEECMENGGIMTENNTCINVSNMTMDERRNYNVSFDGNVTLSFEDPLQEFRRRPSEEYYRHGVLHDSGEMGSFGYVIWQLALCLLLAWTLEFIFLAKGVKSSGKVVYFTAIFPYIVLVILLVRGMTLPGHMDGILFFIKPRWELLKNPKVWKDAAVQIFFSLSASWGGLITLSSYNRFKNNCMRDALIVPILNCATSIFAGFVIFSIMGYMAHELKKPVSEVVDEQFGLAFIAYPEAVARLPISPLWAFLFFFMLITLGLGSQLCIVETVVTSIADEFNLRKKKIFVLGGYCILAFFLGLICVTQAGNYWVILMDKYAADFALLIFGMSECIGLGWVYGVKNFTNDIRSMLGDRIVDNIFFNWWKLNWCFLTPAVLSFVMLFSWISWEPPMATETYPFPGWAHALGWLLILSVIMWIPIYWIYAFIKAKGDTFRERLRAMATPTDSWGPMVMSNRQHAWDVHTRNGTSMGGQLHLDDVKSSPGPSAVYVPTATTESV; via the exons GGTGAAGTTACACTGCCTCTGAACGGAGTGCTTTCCAATGGGAACGTCCCTTCAGATGAT ACCTCCCATCTTGCGAATGTTTCAAAGACGTCCAAGAGTTCCAAGAAGGAAGATGAGAACCAGGAGCGTGGTAACTGGTCCAACCATCTGGACTTCATCCTCTCCTGCGTGTCCTACGCTGTCGGTCTCGGAAACGTCTGGAGATTCCCCTACCTCTGCTACTCCAATGGCGGAG GTGCTTTCCTGATTCCATACATTGTGATGCTTCTGTTTGCTGGATTGCCTCTTTTCTTCCTGGAGCTGTGTTTTGGTCAGTACAGCAGCAGTGGACCCATCAGCGCATGGAGAGCTGCCCCACTGATGAAAG GTGTTGGCTATGGCATGGTGGCCGTGTCAGCCTGGGTGGCCATCTACTACAACGTGATCATCACCTACACCATCTTCTACATGTTCAAGTCCATGACGTCCTCGCTGCCATGGATCGGGTGCCATCACGAGTGGAACACGCCCTTCTGCAGCGAGCTTGTGGAGGAATGCATGGAGAACGGCGGCATCATGACCGAGAACAACACCTGTATCAACGTCTCCAATATGACCATGGATGAGAGGAGAAACTACAACGTGTCCTTCGATGGCAATGTCACCTTGTCCTTCGAGGACCCTCTCCAGGAGTTCAGGAGACGCCCAAGCGAGGAGTATTACAG GCATGGCGTTTTACACGACTCTGGTGAAATGGGATCATTTGGTTACGTCATCTGGCAGTTGGCCCTCTGTCTTCTCCTCGCCTGGACTCTTGAGTTTATTTTCCTCGCTAAAGGCGTCAAATCCTCTGGAAAG GTTGTTTACTTCACTGCCATCTTCCCCTACATCGTCCTTGTTATTCTCCTGGTTCGAGGAATGACTCTACCCGGTCACATGGATGGAATTCTCTTTTTTATCAAGCCCCGATGGGAGCTGCTCAAAAACCCCAAG GTGTGGAAGGATGCTGCTGTACAGATCTTTTTCTCACTAAGCGCATCATGGGGAGGTCTTATCACGCTTTCATCCTACAACCGCTTTAAAAATAACTGCATGAG GGATGCCCTCATTGTACCTATACTAAACTGCGCCACCAGCATATTCGCCGGTTTCGTAATCTTCTCGATCATGGGCTACATGGCTCACGAACTTAAAAAACCAGTGTCAGAGGTGGTCGACGAACAGTTCGGTCTCGCTTTCATTGCTTATCCAGAAGCCGTTGCTAGGTTACCAATTTCGCCGCTATGggctttcctctttttctttatgCTTATCACCCTTGGGTTAGGATCACAg CTCTGTATAGTTGAAACAGTAGTCACTTCAATTGCTGATGAATTTAATCTgaggaaaaagaaaatctttgtTTTGGGAGGATACTGCATTCTTGCATTTTTCCTTGGTTTAATATGCGTAACACAG GCTGGTAATTACTGGGTTATTCTTATGGACAAGTATGCCGCCGACTTTGCGCTGTTAATCTTCGGAATGTCCGAGTGCATCGGTCTTGGCTGGGTGTACGGTGTCAAGAACTTCACCAATGACATCAGGTCCATGCTGGGCGACAGGATCGTTGACAACATCTTCTTCAATTGGTGGAAGCTCAACTGGTGTTTCCTTACACCTGCTGTGCTATCA TTTGTGATGTTGTTCAGCTGGATCTCCTGGGAACCCCCTATGGCTACTGAGACCTACCCTTTCCCTGGATGGGCACACGCACTCGGCTGGCTTTTAATTCTCTCCGTCATCATGTGGATCCCTATATACTGGATTTATGCTTTCATCAAGGCCAAGGGTGATACCTTCAGGGAGCGACTAAGAGCCATGGCTACCCCAACAGACTCCTGGGGTCCTATGGTGATGTCCAACCGTCAACACGCCTGGGATGTCCACACGAGAAACGGAACCAGCATGGGAGGTCAACTACATCTTGACGATGTCAAGTCATCACCAGGCCCATCTGCCGTCTACGTCCCCACCGCCACAACGGAATCCGTTTAG
- the LOC121423682 gene encoding sodium- and chloride-dependent glycine transporter 1-like isoform X3, with translation MLKLNCDSEKGEVTLPLNGVLSNGNVPSDDTSHLANVSKTSKSSKKEDENQERGNWSNHLDFILSCVSYAVGLGNVWRFPYLCYSNGGGAFLIPYIVMLLFAGLPLFFLELCFGQYSSSGPISAWRAAPLMKGVGYGMVAVSAWVAIYYNVIITYTIFYMFKSMTSSLPWIGCHHEWNTPFCSELVEECMENGGIMTENNTCINVSNMTMDERRNYNVSFDGNVTLSFEDPLQEFRRRPSEEYYRHGVLHDSGEMGSFGYVIWQLALCLLLAWTLEFIFLAKGVKSSGKVVYFTAIFPYIVLVILLVRGMTLPGHMDGILFFIKPRWELLKNPKVWKDAAVQIFFSLSASWGGLITLSSYNRFKNNCMRDALIVPILNCATSIFAGFVIFSIMGYMAHELKKPVSEVVDEQFGLAFIAYPEAVARLPISPLWAFLFFFMLITLGLGSQLCIVETVVTSIADEFNLRKKKIFVLGGYCILAFFLGLICVTQAGNYWVILMDKYAADFALLIFGMSECIGLGWVYGVKNFTNDIRSMLGDRIVDNIFFNWWKLNWCFLTPAVLSFVMLFSWISWEPPMATETYPFPGWAHALGWLLILSVIMWIPIYWIYAFIKAKGDTFRERLRAMATPTDSWGPMVMSNRQHAWDVHTRNGTSMGGQLHLDDVKSSPGPSAVYVPTATTESV, from the exons GGTGAAGTTACACTGCCTCTGAACGGAGTGCTTTCCAATGGGAACGTCCCTTCAGATGAT ACCTCCCATCTTGCGAATGTTTCAAAGACGTCCAAGAGTTCCAAGAAGGAAGATGAGAACCAGGAGCGTGGTAACTGGTCCAACCATCTGGACTTCATCCTCTCCTGCGTGTCCTACGCTGTCGGTCTCGGAAACGTCTGGAGATTCCCCTACCTCTGCTACTCCAATGGCGGAG GTGCTTTCCTGATTCCATACATTGTGATGCTTCTGTTTGCTGGATTGCCTCTTTTCTTCCTGGAGCTGTGTTTTGGTCAGTACAGCAGCAGTGGACCCATCAGCGCATGGAGAGCTGCCCCACTGATGAAAG GTGTTGGCTATGGCATGGTGGCCGTGTCAGCCTGGGTGGCCATCTACTACAACGTGATCATCACCTACACCATCTTCTACATGTTCAAGTCCATGACGTCCTCGCTGCCATGGATCGGGTGCCATCACGAGTGGAACACGCCCTTCTGCAGCGAGCTTGTGGAGGAATGCATGGAGAACGGCGGCATCATGACCGAGAACAACACCTGTATCAACGTCTCCAATATGACCATGGATGAGAGGAGAAACTACAACGTGTCCTTCGATGGCAATGTCACCTTGTCCTTCGAGGACCCTCTCCAGGAGTTCAGGAGACGCCCAAGCGAGGAGTATTACAG GCATGGCGTTTTACACGACTCTGGTGAAATGGGATCATTTGGTTACGTCATCTGGCAGTTGGCCCTCTGTCTTCTCCTCGCCTGGACTCTTGAGTTTATTTTCCTCGCTAAAGGCGTCAAATCCTCTGGAAAG GTTGTTTACTTCACTGCCATCTTCCCCTACATCGTCCTTGTTATTCTCCTGGTTCGAGGAATGACTCTACCCGGTCACATGGATGGAATTCTCTTTTTTATCAAGCCCCGATGGGAGCTGCTCAAAAACCCCAAG GTGTGGAAGGATGCTGCTGTACAGATCTTTTTCTCACTAAGCGCATCATGGGGAGGTCTTATCACGCTTTCATCCTACAACCGCTTTAAAAATAACTGCATGAG GGATGCCCTCATTGTACCTATACTAAACTGCGCCACCAGCATATTCGCCGGTTTCGTAATCTTCTCGATCATGGGCTACATGGCTCACGAACTTAAAAAACCAGTGTCAGAGGTGGTCGACGAACAGTTCGGTCTCGCTTTCATTGCTTATCCAGAAGCCGTTGCTAGGTTACCAATTTCGCCGCTATGggctttcctctttttctttatgCTTATCACCCTTGGGTTAGGATCACAg CTCTGTATAGTTGAAACAGTAGTCACTTCAATTGCTGATGAATTTAATCTgaggaaaaagaaaatctttgtTTTGGGAGGATACTGCATTCTTGCATTTTTCCTTGGTTTAATATGCGTAACACAG GCTGGTAATTACTGGGTTATTCTTATGGACAAGTATGCCGCCGACTTTGCGCTGTTAATCTTCGGAATGTCCGAGTGCATCGGTCTTGGCTGGGTGTACGGTGTCAAGAACTTCACCAATGACATCAGGTCCATGCTGGGCGACAGGATCGTTGACAACATCTTCTTCAATTGGTGGAAGCTCAACTGGTGTTTCCTTACACCTGCTGTGCTATCA TTTGTGATGTTGTTCAGCTGGATCTCCTGGGAACCCCCTATGGCTACTGAGACCTACCCTTTCCCTGGATGGGCACACGCACTCGGCTGGCTTTTAATTCTCTCCGTCATCATGTGGATCCCTATATACTGGATTTATGCTTTCATCAAGGCCAAGGGTGATACCTTCAGGGAGCGACTAAGAGCCATGGCTACCCCAACAGACTCCTGGGGTCCTATGGTGATGTCCAACCGTCAACACGCCTGGGATGTCCACACGAGAAACGGAACCAGCATGGGAGGTCAACTACATCTTGACGATGTCAAGTCATCACCAGGCCCATCTGCCGTCTACGTCCCCACCGCCACAACGGAATCCGTTTAG